A section of the Methanosarcina mazei S-6 genome encodes:
- a CDS encoding chemotaxis protein CheC produces MEEITSLSEFEYGALKEIGNIGIGNSAVSLSRLVNSLVCTKVIDTELGLIEDIPKIAGFSESPVMGTLIRIKEDLNGYILVFFPETSAESLYISLSGEEIEKNLTDPVKRSLKISLIEEVSHILAGTYVTSLAKFLKLNLSISIPYATYDMSDSIFNSVITEMGYIADFAFVLDAEFLIKEKRIKGNVLTLLDPKSLSCLLERINSMINQNA; encoded by the coding sequence ATGGAAGAGATAACAAGTTTAAGCGAATTCGAGTATGGAGCGCTGAAAGAAATAGGAAATATAGGTATAGGAAATTCGGCAGTTTCTCTTTCGAGGCTCGTAAACAGTCTTGTATGTACAAAGGTTATAGATACGGAATTGGGATTAATCGAAGACATACCGAAAATAGCAGGTTTTTCAGAATCCCCGGTTATGGGCACATTGATACGTATAAAAGAGGACCTCAATGGATATATCCTTGTTTTTTTCCCAGAAACAAGTGCAGAGAGCCTCTATATAAGCCTTTCAGGCGAGGAAATCGAAAAAAATCTTACAGATCCGGTAAAAAGGTCTTTAAAAATATCTTTAATTGAGGAAGTTAGCCATATCCTGGCAGGAACCTATGTAACTTCTCTCGCGAAGTTTTTGAAACTTAATCTTTCAATTTCAATACCTTATGCAACATATGATATGTCTGACTCAATTTTTAATTCGGTGATTACAGAAATGGGCTATATAGCAGATTTTGCTTTCGTACTTGATGCAGAATTTCTGATAAAAGAAAAGAGGATTAAAGGGAACGTACTGACTTTACTTGATCCGAAATCTCTTAGCTGTTTGCTGGAAAGAATCAATTCGATGATTAATCAAAATGCTTGA
- a CDS encoding CheR family methyltransferase, with translation MKPDKYRLETDAEKIKTEREREKIKTERDFEEDSGFELLKRVITESTGFNCEQYKEAHFRRRVNVRVRATGSESYEEYLRLLRKSSIEHEYLIKALTINVSEFFRNPETFEVIEKEVVPFLIKSRSDSLVKSIRIWSAGCATGEEVYSLAILFHRALGKDLDKYRISIIGTDIDTISLEKARKGIYPENVLKNIDASTREKYFVKKGETYQVLDNLRSIIRFKRHDMISESCIDHFDLIICRNVMIYFKKEIQEQLQLNFHRALNKKGFFVIGKAETLLGTASNRFKPYNARERLYLKEN, from the coding sequence ATGAAACCGGATAAATATAGACTGGAGACAGACGCAGAGAAAATAAAAACAGAAAGAGAACGAGAGAAAATAAAAACAGAAAGAGATTTTGAGGAAGACTCGGGATTTGAATTATTAAAAAGAGTGATTACGGAAAGTACCGGATTTAACTGTGAGCAGTATAAGGAAGCCCATTTCAGGCGCAGAGTTAATGTCCGGGTCAGGGCTACCGGGTCAGAAAGTTATGAAGAATATCTCAGGTTGCTGAGAAAGAGTTCAATTGAGCATGAATATCTTATTAAAGCCCTTACGATAAACGTCAGCGAATTTTTCCGAAATCCGGAAACCTTTGAGGTAATTGAAAAAGAAGTTGTTCCTTTTTTAATAAAGTCCAGATCAGACTCGCTTGTAAAATCGATCCGTATCTGGAGCGCAGGCTGTGCAACAGGAGAAGAGGTCTATTCTCTTGCTATTTTGTTCCATAGAGCTCTTGGAAAAGACCTGGATAAGTATAGAATAAGCATTATAGGCACTGACATTGACACTATAAGCCTTGAAAAAGCCCGAAAAGGAATTTACCCTGAAAATGTACTTAAAAATATAGACGCCAGTACAAGAGAAAAATATTTTGTGAAAAAAGGTGAGACCTATCAGGTTCTCGACAATTTAAGGAGTATTATTCGTTTTAAACGGCATGATATGATATCAGAATCCTGTATAGACCATTTTGACCTCATAATCTGCCGAAACGTTATGATATACTTTAAAAAGGAAATTCAAGAACAATTGCAGCTTAACTTTCACAGGGCATTAAATAAAAAAGGTTTCTTTGTGATAGGAAAAGCCGAAACACTGCTGGGAACAGCTTCAAATCGCTTTAAGCCTTACAATGCGAGAGAGCGCCTGTACTTAAAAGAAAACTAA
- a CDS encoding response regulator, protein MARVMIVDDAEFMRMVIRDILLKHGHEVVAEVSDGEEAVQTYLEVKPDLVLMDIIMPDMDGKEALQKLLLIDPAAKVVMCSSLGQQALITESMKIGAMGFIVKPFEPESMLDVIRKIAEPN, encoded by the coding sequence ATGGCAAGGGTAATGATCGTGGACGATGCCGAATTTATGCGAATGGTAATTAGAGATATCCTCCTGAAGCACGGACACGAGGTGGTTGCCGAGGTAAGTGATGGAGAAGAAGCAGTTCAGACGTATCTGGAAGTAAAACCTGATCTTGTGTTAATGGACATAATAATGCCTGATATGGATGGCAAGGAAGCGCTACAAAAACTTCTTTTAATAGATCCTGCCGCAAAAGTGGTAATGTGTTCTTCTCTTGGGCAGCAGGCTCTGATAACCGAATCTATGAAAATAGGAGCTATGGGTTTTATAGTGAAACCTTTTGAGCCGGAAAGCATGCTTGATGTAATTAGAAAAATAGCCGAACCAAATTAA
- a CDS encoding response regulator yields MPEILIVEDNLLNLVVESDLLKSCGYDPIKAKNGFEALEVLSKVKVDLILMDMELPKMHGLELLQRIKCNPDTESIKVVAVTGNCDPESRQEFLKAGCHAVLSKPINFDRFGSQVKEFLTVMNSPH; encoded by the coding sequence ATGCCTGAAATCCTGATTGTTGAGGATAACTTGCTTAATCTTGTTGTTGAATCCGACCTTCTGAAGTCCTGCGGATATGACCCGATAAAGGCAAAAAACGGCTTTGAAGCACTGGAAGTCCTCAGCAAGGTTAAAGTTGATCTCATACTGATGGATATGGAACTCCCAAAAATGCATGGACTTGAATTGCTTCAGCGGATAAAATGCAATCCTGATACAGAAAGTATAAAGGTGGTCGCTGTCACAGGGAATTGTGATCCTGAAAGTAGGCAGGAATTTCTTAAAGCCGGATGTCATGCAGTTCTTTCCAAACCTATTAATTTTGATAGATTTGGATCGCAGGTCAAGGAGTTTCTTACAGTAATGAATTCTCCCCATTAA
- a CDS encoding protein-glutamate methylesterase/protein-glutamine glutaminase, whose amino-acid sequence MVIRALIVDDSALIRKVLSDILNQDPKIAVIGTAINGEDGLEKVRKLKPDVVLLDNIMPVLDGLKTLSHIMEEFPTPVVIVSALGEKAEEITLTALEYGAVDVIEKPSGILSQSMHEMAEEICAKVRAVSKADLNNLGCIRDLEHQIPENHRKKKNSLREKTSVRNVLAIGASTGGPRALEKLIGSFPAEIPAAVLIVQHMPPGFTASLSKRLDAKSALRVKEAQEGDIMEEGTVFIAPGDYHMEIVRNKVNGFGEDTVHLSCGPKELGSRPSVNVLFRSVARIYGPRVISLVLTGMNCDGADGAEEIKKMGGKVIAEDQSSCVIYGMPGEIVRRNLADFVLPLDKMADEIVKIVR is encoded by the coding sequence ATGGTTATTCGTGCGCTCATAGTGGATGATTCTGCTTTGATTCGCAAAGTCCTTTCCGATATTCTTAATCAGGATCCTAAAATCGCTGTTATCGGAACTGCAATCAATGGAGAGGACGGCCTTGAAAAAGTCAGAAAACTTAAGCCCGATGTAGTTCTTCTTGATAATATAATGCCTGTTCTTGATGGGCTTAAGACTCTTTCCCATATCATGGAAGAATTTCCGACTCCTGTGGTTATAGTGTCAGCTCTGGGGGAAAAGGCTGAGGAGATTACCCTCACAGCTCTGGAGTATGGAGCAGTGGACGTAATCGAAAAGCCTTCGGGTATTCTCAGTCAAAGTATGCACGAGATGGCAGAAGAAATTTGTGCAAAAGTCAGAGCAGTTTCAAAAGCCGATCTTAATAACCTTGGGTGCATCCGGGATTTAGAACACCAGATACCTGAAAACCACAGGAAAAAAAAGAATAGCCTCCGGGAGAAAACCTCTGTTAGAAATGTGCTGGCTATAGGCGCATCTACAGGAGGGCCAAGAGCTCTGGAAAAACTTATAGGCTCGTTTCCCGCTGAAATTCCAGCTGCGGTTCTTATAGTACAGCACATGCCTCCGGGTTTTACAGCATCCCTCTCTAAAAGGCTTGATGCAAAATCAGCCCTCAGGGTAAAAGAAGCACAGGAAGGAGACATAATGGAAGAAGGAACTGTGTTTATAGCCCCTGGAGATTATCATATGGAAATTGTACGGAATAAAGTAAACGGCTTTGGAGAAGATACAGTGCATCTATCCTGCGGACCTAAAGAGCTGGGGTCCAGGCCCTCAGTAAATGTCCTGTTCAGATCAGTTGCCAGGATTTACGGTCCCAGAGTTATTTCCCTTGTACTTACAGGAATGAACTGCGATGGAGCGGATGGAGCTGAAGAGATTAAAAAAATGGGCGGTAAAGTGATCGCAGAAGACCAAAGCTCATGTGTGATATACGGAATGCCTGGAGAGATTGTAAGGCGAAACCTGGCAGACTTTGTGCTTCCTCTGGATAAAATGGCTGATGAAATTGTCAAAATAGTCAGATGA
- a CDS encoding chemotaxis protein CheA, whose product MDMSKYIGIFRSESEKNIQEMSDSLLALEQNPENAEQMNILFRSAHTFKGMAATMGFKQIVELTHEMESLIDRSRTGKLTLDSYLIDILFECLDTLERLVEEVCAGMENKIVGREGDRSEGSNSGPDAEKILETLRTINNPSEEYILQKNEFCTFSLDKGIEEKGKRQEVKEKTGEKTEEKAEEKEKGEKEEETEKTEGREKEETQKTKEGEKIEEREKGEKIEEREKGEKIEEREKGEKTEEDEERERKNAEKEEKEKAVEKEKEEETEGREKNEKERQSGKEVKTQSPKIHSSRVSTEKLDKLMNLVGELVINRSRVKELTGKLKSKDLDFALSDYQKLTRELQEEVLEIRMIPLDHITNIFPRMIRDLARGQNKKIDFIIRGKEIKIDRAIIEEIGDPLVHLLRNAVDHGIETPEKRVELGKEETGKIIITASRQQNYVLIRIEDDGKGIDAEEIRKIAFQRRLISRDEAEQLSERELIQLIFTPGLSTASEVTDLSGRGVGMDIVKNRIEHLGGSIKVDSKPGTGSRFELRLPITIALCQSMLVKVGMERYAIPFTNIIKSISVRKKDVRHIRSEEVILINEKTLPLLRLRKLFQLPAIENEENLDIVIVEKAGQYIGLVVDSLLGKQEIIIKTFKSRLLEKTRGFAGATVMGDGSVILILDINSIT is encoded by the coding sequence ATGGACATGTCGAAGTATATAGGCATTTTCAGGTCCGAATCTGAAAAAAACATTCAGGAGATGAGCGACTCCCTGCTAGCACTTGAACAGAATCCTGAAAATGCGGAGCAGATGAATATATTATTTCGTTCAGCTCATACTTTTAAGGGCATGGCTGCAACCATGGGGTTCAAACAGATTGTTGAACTGACACATGAGATGGAAAGCCTGATTGATAGATCCCGTACAGGAAAGCTAACCCTTGATTCTTATTTAATCGATATCCTTTTCGAATGCCTGGATACTCTGGAGAGGCTTGTTGAGGAAGTCTGTGCAGGCATGGAAAACAAAATCGTCGGGAGAGAAGGCGATAGAAGCGAAGGTAGTAACTCCGGCCCAGATGCAGAAAAGATTTTAGAAACTCTGAGGACGATAAATAATCCCTCAGAGGAATACATTCTTCAAAAAAATGAATTTTGTACTTTTTCTTTAGATAAAGGAATAGAGGAAAAAGGGAAAAGACAAGAAGTAAAGGAAAAAACAGGAGAGAAAACGGAAGAGAAAGCGGAAGAGAAAGAAAAAGGAGAAAAAGAAGAAGAAACAGAAAAAACAGAAGGAAGAGAAAAAGAAGAAACACAAAAAACAAAAGAGGGAGAAAAAATAGAAGAGAGAGAAAAAGGAGAAAAAATAGAAGAGAGAGAAAAAGGAGAAAAAATAGAAGAGAGAGAAAAAGGAGAAAAAACAGAAGAAGATGAGGAAAGAGAAAGAAAAAATGCAGAAAAAGAGGAAAAGGAAAAAGCGGTAGAGAAAGAAAAAGAAGAAGAAACAGAAGGGAGAGAAAAAAACGAAAAAGAAAGGCAAAGTGGTAAGGAAGTAAAAACCCAGAGCCCAAAAATACATAGTTCAAGGGTCAGTACTGAGAAGTTAGATAAGCTGATGAACCTTGTCGGTGAGCTAGTAATAAACAGAAGCAGGGTAAAAGAGCTCACAGGGAAATTAAAATCAAAAGATCTGGACTTTGCACTTTCTGACTACCAGAAGCTAACCAGGGAGCTTCAAGAAGAAGTGTTAGAGATAAGGATGATACCTCTGGACCACATAACCAATATTTTCCCCAGAATGATAAGAGATCTTGCGAGGGGACAAAATAAAAAAATTGATTTCATAATAAGGGGAAAAGAAATCAAAATAGATAGAGCTATTATAGAAGAAATCGGGGATCCTCTTGTGCACCTGCTAAGAAATGCAGTGGACCACGGAATAGAAACTCCTGAAAAGCGTGTGGAACTCGGGAAAGAGGAAACTGGCAAGATAATAATTACAGCTTCAAGACAGCAAAACTATGTCCTTATCAGGATAGAGGATGATGGGAAAGGCATAGATGCAGAAGAAATCCGAAAAATCGCATTTCAAAGAAGACTTATTTCTAGAGACGAAGCCGAACAGCTTTCTGAAAGAGAATTAATACAGCTAATTTTCACACCAGGACTCAGTACTGCCAGCGAGGTTACGGACCTTTCAGGCAGAGGAGTCGGGATGGATATTGTAAAAAACCGAATTGAACACCTTGGAGGTTCCATAAAGGTGGACTCAAAACCTGGAACCGGTTCAAGGTTCGAATTGAGGTTACCAATAACTATTGCTCTTTGCCAGTCTATGCTTGTAAAAGTGGGAATGGAAAGGTACGCAATACCTTTTACCAATATAATAAAAAGCATTTCAGTCAGGAAAAAGGACGTCCGGCATATAAGGAGCGAAGAAGTTATTTTGATAAATGAAAAAACACTTCCACTGTTGAGATTACGTAAGTTGTTCCAATTGCCTGCGATAGAGAATGAAGAAAACCTGGATATAGTTATAGTCGAAAAAGCCGGACAGTACATAGGGCTTGTGGTGGACTCACTGCTTGGAAAACAGGAAATAATTATAAAAACCTTCAAAAGCAGGTTGCTGGAAAAAACCCGGGGATTTGCGGGAGCAACCGTCATGGGAGACGGGAGTGTTATTTTAATCCTTGATATTAACTCTATAACCTGA
- the fhcD gene encoding formylmethanofuran--tetrahydromethanopterin N-formyltransferase, with product MEINGVEIEDTYAEAFPIKIARVLITAVTKRWAQVAATEATGFGTSVIMCPAEAGIERFASPSETPDGRPGAYIQICTFKYEALEEQLLERIGQCVLTAPTTAVFNGLPDSEKQFNVGFKLKFFGDGMESEAQIAGRKVFKVPIMEGDFVTEDNIGAIAGIAGGNFFIFGDSQMSALTAAEAAVDAIAELEGTITPFPGGIVASGSKSGANKYKFLKATANEKFCPSIKDKVENTEIPADVNAVYEIVINGLDEASIKAAMKAGIEAAVTVPGIKKISAGNYGGKLGKYQFKLHELF from the coding sequence ATGGAAATCAACGGAGTAGAAATTGAAGACACATATGCAGAAGCGTTTCCGATCAAGATTGCACGAGTGCTCATAACAGCAGTAACAAAGCGCTGGGCTCAGGTAGCAGCTACTGAAGCTACCGGCTTCGGGACATCAGTTATAATGTGCCCTGCAGAAGCTGGAATTGAAAGGTTCGCAAGCCCCAGCGAGACTCCTGACGGGAGACCTGGAGCTTATATTCAGATCTGTACTTTCAAATATGAAGCCCTTGAAGAACAGCTGCTCGAGAGGATTGGACAGTGCGTACTTACTGCTCCTACAACTGCAGTCTTTAACGGCCTGCCCGATTCTGAGAAACAGTTCAATGTCGGCTTTAAACTCAAATTCTTTGGAGACGGTATGGAGTCCGAAGCTCAGATTGCCGGGCGCAAAGTATTCAAGGTCCCGATCATGGAAGGAGACTTCGTGACTGAAGACAACATCGGAGCTATAGCCGGAATTGCAGGCGGAAACTTCTTTATCTTCGGAGACTCCCAGATGAGTGCCCTGACTGCAGCCGAAGCCGCTGTAGATGCAATTGCAGAACTTGAAGGCACAATTACCCCCTTCCCTGGCGGCATTGTTGCAAGTGGGTCCAAGTCCGGAGCAAACAAGTATAAATTCCTGAAAGCTACTGCAAACGAAAAGTTCTGCCCCTCCATAAAGGATAAAGTAGAGAACACTGAAATTCCTGCCGATGTCAATGCTGTTTATGAAATCGTTATCAACGGGCTCGATGAAGCAAGTATAAAAGCAGCAATGAAAGCCGGAATAGAAGCTGCGGTAACTGTCCCCGGAATCAAAAAGATTTCCGCAGGGAACTACGGCGGCAAACTTGGTAAGTATCAATTCAAACTTCACGAACTCTTCTAA
- a CDS encoding DUF4405 domain-containing protein yields MNKQRINYLVDLVLTALFFVVAFTGFFMYFFIPSGIQRGRYVVYMGLTKATWIWLHNRAGILIIILVIIHLILHWNWIVRTTRNFFGKEKGELEENEDKKIEDKIEKY; encoded by the coding sequence GTGAATAAACAAAGAATCAATTATCTGGTGGATCTTGTCCTGACCGCCCTATTTTTCGTAGTCGCATTTACGGGTTTTTTCATGTATTTTTTCATCCCTTCGGGAATCCAGAGAGGCAGATACGTTGTATACATGGGGCTAACGAAAGCCACGTGGATCTGGCTACATAATAGAGCTGGAATCCTGATAATAATTCTTGTAATCATTCATCTTATCCTGCACTGGAACTGGATTGTACGTACTACCAGAAATTTCTTCGGAAAAGAAAAAGGCGAATTGGAAGAGAATGAAGACAAAAAAATAGAAGACAAAATAGAAAAATATTAA
- a CDS encoding chemotaxis protein CheD, producing the protein MVNSDIITVGIGDCAIARSPMKIKTSGLGSCLGITLYDRQKKIGGLLHTMLPNIKDAKLKDNPAKFTDAGIEYLVDEMIRRGGSIDKLEAKVVGGAGMFENSRLNIGERNIKSARETMKKLEVSIIAEDVGKNYGRTVIFDTLTGDLLIKTILKGDKLI; encoded by the coding sequence TTGGTCAATTCGGACATAATCACGGTGGGGATAGGAGATTGTGCAATAGCTAGAAGCCCCATGAAAATTAAAACCTCCGGACTGGGTTCCTGCCTTGGAATAACCCTCTATGATAGACAGAAAAAGATAGGTGGCCTTCTCCATACCATGCTTCCAAACATAAAAGATGCAAAACTAAAAGATAATCCTGCCAAATTTACAGATGCGGGAATAGAGTATCTTGTAGACGAGATGATCAGAAGAGGAGGTTCCATAGATAAACTTGAAGCAAAAGTTGTAGGGGGAGCGGGAATGTTTGAAAATTCACGCCTGAATATAGGTGAGAGAAACATTAAAAGTGCCAGAGAAACAATGAAAAAACTGGAAGTGTCTATTATAGCTGAGGACGTGGGGAAAAACTACGGACGTACAGTAATATTCGATACTCTTACTGGAGATCTTCTTATAAAGACAATTCTAAAAGGGGATAAATTAATTTAA